A single region of the Demequina sp. genome encodes:
- a CDS encoding MFS transporter, whose protein sequence is MNQERNPWPALWALVIGFFMILIDTTIVSIANPSIQEGLGATIDQVIWVTSAYLLAYAVPLLITGRLGDRFGPKLIYQIGLVIFTLSSLMCGLADALPGSGIGNLIAFRAVQGLGAALMTPQTMAVITRTFPAARRGTAMALWGAVSGVAILVGPLLGGVLVDGPGWEWIFFVNVPIGVVAFIAAQILVPHLETHQHSFDWLGVALSALGMFLLVFGLQEGHANDWDAGIWACIAGGVVVLVVFLLWQRANKKEPLVPLELFRDRNFSVANGAITTVGFAFTAMFIPLVYFFQGVRGLTPTQTALMTIPTAVATLLFSRLAGVLADKLHPRAIIVPGLLVSFLAIVLWSQMLSPTIAIGWLLIPPFLLGLGSAFIWAPLGSTATRNLPMSAAGAGAGIYNTTRQVGGVLGSAAIATVIVNRLLANGFTSGGMGGESASLVLPDPLKDAFATAMSQTLIIPGIALFVGAMVAVFFVKPRHLEEQGRPDAVAAGEPASPDEVHASA, encoded by the coding sequence ATGAACCAGGAACGCAACCCGTGGCCGGCGCTATGGGCGCTCGTCATCGGATTCTTCATGATCCTGATCGACACCACGATCGTGTCGATCGCCAACCCGTCCATCCAGGAAGGGCTCGGCGCGACCATCGACCAGGTCATCTGGGTTACCTCCGCGTACCTGCTCGCGTATGCGGTGCCGCTGCTCATCACGGGTCGTCTCGGTGACCGCTTTGGGCCCAAGCTCATCTACCAGATCGGCCTCGTGATCTTCACGCTGTCATCGCTCATGTGCGGCCTCGCGGACGCACTGCCCGGTTCCGGCATCGGCAACCTGATCGCGTTCCGCGCCGTCCAGGGCCTCGGAGCCGCGCTCATGACGCCGCAGACGATGGCCGTCATCACCCGCACGTTCCCCGCCGCTCGTCGCGGCACCGCCATGGCACTGTGGGGCGCGGTGTCCGGCGTCGCGATCCTCGTGGGCCCGCTGCTCGGCGGCGTGCTCGTCGACGGCCCCGGCTGGGAGTGGATCTTCTTCGTCAATGTGCCCATCGGCGTCGTGGCGTTCATCGCCGCGCAGATCCTGGTGCCGCACCTCGAGACTCACCAGCACTCGTTCGACTGGCTCGGCGTCGCGCTCTCCGCGCTCGGCATGTTCCTGCTGGTTTTCGGCCTGCAGGAGGGCCACGCCAACGACTGGGACGCCGGCATCTGGGCCTGCATCGCAGGCGGCGTGGTGGTGCTCGTCGTCTTCCTGCTGTGGCAGCGCGCCAACAAGAAGGAGCCGCTCGTCCCGCTCGAGCTGTTCAGGGACCGCAACTTCTCGGTCGCGAACGGCGCCATCACCACGGTTGGGTTCGCGTTCACCGCGATGTTCATCCCGCTCGTGTACTTCTTCCAGGGCGTTCGCGGGCTCACCCCCACGCAGACGGCGTTGATGACGATCCCCACCGCCGTGGCCACGCTGCTGTTCTCGCGACTGGCGGGCGTGCTCGCGGACAAGCTGCACCCGCGCGCGATCATCGTGCCCGGGCTGCTGGTCTCGTTCCTCGCGATCGTGCTGTGGTCGCAGATGCTCTCGCCCACGATCGCCATCGGCTGGCTGCTCATTCCGCCGTTCCTTCTGGGACTCGGCTCGGCCTTCATCTGGGCGCCGCTCGGCTCTACGGCCACGCGCAACCTTCCGATGAGTGCCGCGGGCGCCGGAGCGGGCATCTACAACACCACCCGCCAGGTTGGCGGCGTGCTCGGCTCCGCTGCCATTGCCACGGTGATCGTGAACCGCCTCCTCGCGAACGGCTTCACCAGCGGTGGCATGGGCGGCGAGTCCGCGAGCCTCGTCCTGCCCGATCCTCTCAAGGATGCGTTCGCCACCGCCATGTCGCAGACGCTGATCATCCCCGGGATCGCGCTCTTCGTCGGCGCCATGGTCGCGGTGTTCTTTGTGAAGCCGCGTCACCTTGAGGAGCAGGGACGGCCCGACGCTGTTGCGGCTGGCGAGCCCGCCTCGCCCGACGAGGTTCACGCCTCGGCGTAG
- a CDS encoding GNAT family N-acetyltransferase produces MQNFRLRVMRETDLPQVRELNNAASPAINPLTDEELASLFSMCDVRLVSTDRNHNLLAFLLSMGTGQPYASENYRWFEERGVRHQYIDRVVVSPLAKGTGIGRALYESVFERARERGASEVTAEVNVRPLNPGSIAFHERLGFRQLAEQETRGGTVRVSLLARPAY; encoded by the coding sequence ATGCAGAACTTCCGCCTGCGGGTGATGCGAGAGACCGACCTTCCGCAGGTGCGCGAACTCAACAACGCGGCTTCGCCTGCCATCAATCCGCTCACCGACGAAGAGCTCGCGAGCCTGTTCTCGATGTGCGACGTTCGCCTTGTCTCCACCGACCGCAACCACAACCTGCTCGCGTTCCTGCTGAGCATGGGCACGGGCCAGCCGTACGCCTCCGAGAACTACCGGTGGTTTGAGGAGCGGGGCGTGAGGCATCAGTACATCGACAGGGTCGTGGTCTCTCCCCTGGCAAAGGGCACGGGAATCGGGCGCGCGCTGTACGAGTCGGTGTTCGAGCGCGCGCGGGAGCGGGGCGCGAGCGAGGTCACGGCGGAGGTCAATGTCCGTCCCCTGAACCCCGGATCCATCGCCTTCCACGAGAGGTTGGGCTTCCGGCAGCTCGCCGAGCAGGAGACTCGCGGCGGCACCGTGAGGGTGTCGCTCTTGGCGAGGCCGGCCTACTAG
- a CDS encoding DMT family transporter, with product MLGVALAFVSSIFWGASDFAGGVSSRRATALSATLWSFVAATAASALAIVIFPGTWSQTALVAGAAAGVLGLCGFLTLYAALASAPMGVVTVIVGAVEAIVPVVVGVFWYHEALSVLAWSGIAIALIGAAIIGWAESATAEDGAGAKAALGPLVLATASGALFGFSVGALDTAPDDSGFITPAFEVAIGLALLGLLVWAVARVRAVRRLGDALSITTGTSPAPRRAVQIGLAAGVFLAVANITLLMALREAPLAIVGVVLCLYPVTTAILARVFLHERLTAKHLAGIGVALAGCVILAVG from the coding sequence ATGCTTGGCGTGGCGCTCGCGTTCGTCTCGAGCATCTTTTGGGGTGCGTCTGACTTCGCGGGTGGCGTCAGCTCCCGCCGCGCCACCGCGCTCTCCGCAACGCTGTGGTCTTTCGTCGCGGCCACGGCCGCCTCGGCGCTGGCGATCGTGATCTTCCCCGGCACGTGGTCGCAAACGGCGCTCGTCGCCGGCGCGGCGGCCGGCGTTCTGGGGCTGTGTGGCTTCCTGACGCTGTACGCGGCCCTGGCGTCGGCCCCCATGGGAGTCGTGACGGTGATCGTGGGGGCAGTCGAGGCGATCGTCCCCGTGGTGGTTGGCGTCTTCTGGTACCACGAGGCATTGAGTGTGCTCGCGTGGTCCGGAATCGCGATCGCGCTCATCGGGGCGGCGATCATCGGCTGGGCCGAGTCGGCGACGGCGGAGGACGGCGCGGGGGCGAAGGCCGCACTCGGTCCTCTCGTGCTCGCCACTGCCTCGGGCGCGCTCTTCGGATTCTCGGTGGGGGCGCTCGATACCGCGCCGGACGATTCCGGGTTCATCACGCCCGCATTCGAGGTCGCAATCGGCCTCGCGCTGCTGGGGCTGCTGGTGTGGGCGGTCGCGCGCGTCAGGGCCGTCCGCAGGCTCGGCGACGCCCTGTCCATCACCACGGGCACGTCTCCCGCGCCCCGACGCGCGGTCCAGATCGGTCTCGCCGCAGGTGTCTTCCTCGCGGTCGCGAACATCACTTTGCTGATGGCGCTTCGGGAGGCGCCGCTCGCGATCGTGGGCGTGGTGCTGTGCCTCTATCCCGTGACCACGGCGATCCTTGCCCGGGTGTTCCTGCACGAGCGGCTGACCGCAAAGCACCTGGCAGGGATCGGCGTCGCGCTCGCCGGCTGCGTGATTCTCGCGGTCGGCTAG
- the zwf gene encoding glucose-6-phosphate dehydrogenase: protein MSPQKSDALVFFGASGDLAKKQIFPALYGMVANDELNVPVIGVAFSQWTLADLKKRATESVKAARPDADKAVLDRLLGLLQYVDGDYANDATFSQLKEALGEAQHPTHYLAIPPSMFETVIKGLKAVKLTRGARVVVEKPFGRDLESAQALNAVISRAFPEESVFRIDHYLGKEEIMNLLYFRFANAFLEPVWNRNYIESVQITAAEDFGVQGRGAFYESAGALRDVIENHLFQILALLAMEAPAYRGYAAVQQAKTAVFKAMRPLAQDDLVRGQFEGYRDEPGVDAKSDVETFAAVRVFIDSWRWADVPFYLRAGKELPVTAHEIFVSFKRPPQALFEDAVSRHHHPNYLRIRLQPDSEIALGARVKTPGEEFVGAKRELVVDTEHPDERPPYERLLTDALAGDRALYSTEEAVEAAWAVVEPVLTEHHRAIPYTPGTWGPEESNDLLTGDDTWRIPTLKEK, encoded by the coding sequence GTGTCCCCTCAGAAGTCAGACGCGCTGGTGTTCTTCGGTGCGAGCGGCGACCTCGCAAAGAAGCAGATCTTCCCCGCGCTGTACGGGATGGTGGCGAACGACGAGCTCAATGTCCCTGTCATCGGTGTCGCGTTCTCGCAGTGGACCCTGGCGGACCTCAAGAAGCGGGCCACCGAGTCGGTGAAGGCCGCAAGGCCCGACGCTGACAAGGCCGTGCTTGATCGCCTCCTTGGCCTGTTGCAGTACGTGGACGGCGACTATGCGAACGACGCCACCTTCTCCCAGCTCAAGGAGGCGCTCGGCGAGGCCCAGCACCCCACCCATTACCTGGCCATCCCGCCGTCGATGTTCGAGACCGTGATCAAGGGGCTCAAAGCCGTCAAGCTCACTCGCGGCGCGCGAGTGGTCGTGGAGAAGCCCTTCGGCCGCGACCTTGAGTCCGCGCAGGCGCTCAACGCGGTGATCTCCAGGGCGTTCCCCGAGGAGTCGGTGTTCCGCATCGACCACTACCTGGGGAAGGAGGAGATCATGAACCTGCTGTACTTCCGGTTCGCGAACGCCTTCCTCGAGCCCGTGTGGAACCGCAACTACATCGAGTCCGTCCAGATCACGGCCGCCGAGGACTTTGGCGTGCAGGGGCGCGGCGCGTTCTACGAGTCCGCCGGGGCCCTGAGGGACGTCATCGAGAATCACCTCTTCCAGATCCTGGCTCTGCTCGCGATGGAGGCGCCCGCGTATCGCGGGTATGCGGCGGTGCAGCAGGCGAAGACCGCCGTGTTCAAGGCGATGCGGCCGTTGGCACAGGACGACCTCGTGCGCGGCCAGTTCGAGGGCTACCGCGACGAGCCTGGGGTGGATGCGAAGTCTGACGTCGAGACGTTCGCCGCGGTGCGCGTGTTCATCGACTCGTGGCGTTGGGCCGACGTGCCGTTCTACCTGCGCGCTGGCAAGGAGCTGCCGGTCACGGCGCACGAGATCTTCGTGAGCTTCAAGCGGCCGCCCCAGGCCCTGTTCGAGGACGCCGTGTCCCGCCATCACCACCCCAATTACCTGCGCATTCGCCTGCAGCCTGACTCGGAGATCGCGTTGGGTGCGCGGGTCAAGACGCCCGGCGAGGAGTTCGTGGGCGCCAAGAGAGAGCTCGTTGTCGACACCGAGCATCCCGACGAGCGGCCGCCCTACGAGCGGCTCCTCACCGATGCCCTCGCGGGCGATAGGGCGCTGTACTCGACGGAGGAGGCGGTCGAGGCGGCGTGGGCCGTCGTGGAGCCCGTCCTCACCGAACACCACCGCGCGATCCCCTACACCCCCGGAACCTGGGGCCCAGAGGAATCCAACGACCTGCTCACCGGCGACGACACGTGGCGCATCCCCACGCTCAAGGAGAAGTAA
- a CDS encoding NAD-dependent epimerase/dehydratase family protein, producing MRILLVGGTGLISSEVSRLALAQGHDVTLVNRGRSLLPSAPGAHLIHADATDAEALRSALRGPRLRGERFDAVVQFIAFGPEQVLADLETFRRLTDRYVLIATAAAYRKFDYLRPLTEDVPLENPYWEYARKKIECEEALRASSDIPWTIVRPAHTYGPSKIPGFTGVSRHPWTLVDRMRRGADIILPGDGTSLWTITHARDVAAGILGLLAVPDAVGEAVHITSSEALTWRGIHEAIGHAAGVSREALAEQFVCVPSDALVAAAPSQAGSIYGDKMHPAVYDTSKVRGLVPGWEARVTFADGVAEAVEFFEAHEELRTIDEDSNAMFDELGERYRSALRA from the coding sequence ATGCGCATCCTCCTCGTTGGCGGAACGGGACTGATTTCGTCCGAAGTGTCCCGATTGGCGCTCGCACAGGGCCACGACGTGACCCTCGTCAACCGCGGACGGTCCCTGCTGCCGAGCGCGCCGGGGGCCCACCTCATCCACGCCGACGCCACCGATGCGGAGGCCCTGCGCTCGGCTCTGCGCGGGCCAAGGCTGCGCGGCGAGCGCTTCGACGCGGTGGTTCAGTTCATCGCCTTCGGCCCCGAGCAGGTGCTCGCCGACCTCGAGACGTTCCGCAGGCTCACCGACCGCTACGTCCTCATCGCGACGGCCGCCGCGTACCGCAAGTTCGATTACCTGCGCCCGCTCACCGAGGACGTCCCCCTCGAGAACCCCTACTGGGAGTACGCGCGCAAGAAGATCGAGTGCGAGGAGGCGCTGCGCGCCTCGAGCGACATTCCGTGGACGATCGTTCGCCCCGCGCACACCTACGGCCCATCAAAGATCCCCGGCTTCACCGGCGTGTCCCGCCACCCATGGACGCTCGTGGATCGCATGCGCCGCGGCGCGGACATCATCCTGCCTGGCGACGGCACGAGCCTGTGGACCATCACGCACGCCCGCGACGTGGCGGCAGGGATTCTTGGCCTCCTTGCGGTGCCCGACGCTGTTGGCGAGGCCGTGCACATCACCAGTTCGGAGGCGCTCACCTGGCGCGGCATCCACGAGGCCATCGGGCACGCGGCGGGTGTCTCGCGTGAGGCGCTCGCGGAGCAGTTCGTGTGCGTGCCCTCGGATGCGCTGGTTGCGGCCGCGCCCTCGCAGGCGGGCTCGATCTACGGAGACAAGATGCATCCCGCGGTCTACGACACGAGCAAGGTGCGCGGTCTCGTGCCCGGGTGGGAGGCGCGCGTGACGTTCGCGGACGGCGTTGCCGAAGCGGTGGAGTTCTTCGAGGCGCACGAGGAGCTTCGCACCATCGACGAGGACTCCAACGCCATGTTCGACGAACTTGGCGAACGATATCGCTCCGCATTGCGCGCCTGA
- a CDS encoding metal-dependent transcriptional regulator: MADVGDLSPSTQDYLKALWSLGEWDPDAVTVTALAERLGVRTSTASDGLRKLAAQGFLEHAPYGAIVLTESGTAHALAMVRRHRLLETYLASELGYSWDEVHDEAESLEHAVSDLFLERIDRQLGHPTRDPHGDPIPPAAGVHSTPDAVPLSSLPVGASATVARISDSSPDRLRAFAAAGILPDAVVTVLANGEVAVGPGIYALSEGDGDALWVIPRG; the protein is encoded by the coding sequence TTGGCCGACGTCGGCGACCTCTCCCCAAGCACGCAGGACTACCTCAAGGCCCTGTGGAGCCTGGGCGAGTGGGACCCCGACGCCGTGACCGTGACCGCGCTGGCCGAGCGCCTCGGCGTGCGCACGTCCACAGCCTCGGACGGCCTCAGGAAGCTCGCCGCGCAGGGCTTCCTCGAGCATGCGCCGTACGGTGCGATCGTCCTCACGGAGTCCGGGACGGCCCACGCGCTCGCGATGGTTCGGCGCCACCGACTCCTCGAGACGTACCTGGCCAGCGAGCTCGGCTACTCGTGGGACGAGGTTCACGACGAGGCCGAGTCTCTCGAGCACGCGGTGAGCGACCTGTTCCTCGAGCGCATCGACCGCCAACTTGGCCACCCGACTCGCGACCCCCACGGCGATCCCATACCGCCCGCTGCAGGTGTTCACTCGACGCCGGACGCCGTGCCCCTGTCCTCGCTGCCCGTTGGCGCGAGTGCCACGGTCGCACGCATCTCCGATTCGTCTCCCGATCGACTTCGCGCGTTCGCGGCGGCCGGCATCCTGCCCGACGCTGTGGTGACGGTCCTCGCGAATGGCGAGGTGGCCGTCGGGCCTGGTATTTACGCACTTTCCGAGGGCGATGGCGACGCCCTGTGGGTCATCCCGCGAGGGTGA
- the argC gene encoding N-acetyl-gamma-glutamyl-phosphate reductase, with protein sequence MHMAISVAVAGASGYVGGEVLRVFSQHPDVEIGALTANSSVGDKLGVHQPHLLPLADRFLQDTTPEILNGHDVVVLALPHGKSAEIASKLPAETLVIDCGADHRLTDPTAWAAYYGGEHAGSWPYGLPELITPNDRQRANLAGTKRIAVPGCNVTAVTLALQPGVASGVVDPGDVVAVLAVGYSGAGKKLETTYLASEALGAAVPYAVGGSHRHIPEIIQNLESAGASGIRLSFTPVLVPMARGILATVTAPIAAGVNVEAVRAAWEETYADEPFVHLLPEGQWPSTAATVGANTAIMQVAVDGKAGRVVVVCAIDNLVKGTAGAALQSMNLALGLPETLGLNVIGIAP encoded by the coding sequence ATGCATATGGCCATCTCCGTTGCTGTCGCCGGTGCCTCCGGCTATGTGGGCGGCGAGGTCCTGCGTGTCTTCAGTCAGCATCCCGACGTCGAGATCGGCGCCCTGACGGCCAATTCGTCCGTGGGGGACAAGCTGGGGGTGCACCAGCCGCATCTGCTGCCCCTCGCCGATCGCTTCCTTCAGGACACGACCCCAGAGATCCTCAACGGACACGACGTCGTGGTCCTGGCGCTCCCGCACGGCAAGTCCGCGGAGATCGCCTCCAAGCTGCCTGCGGAGACGCTCGTCATCGACTGCGGCGCCGACCACCGGCTCACCGATCCCACGGCATGGGCGGCGTACTACGGCGGCGAGCACGCCGGCTCGTGGCCCTACGGCCTCCCTGAACTCATCACCCCCAACGATCGCCAGCGCGCGAACCTGGCGGGCACCAAGCGCATCGCCGTGCCCGGCTGCAACGTCACCGCGGTGACGCTCGCGCTGCAGCCGGGCGTGGCGTCGGGCGTCGTTGACCCCGGCGACGTCGTCGCGGTCCTCGCCGTGGGCTACTCCGGTGCGGGAAAGAAGCTCGAGACCACGTATCTGGCGAGCGAGGCGCTCGGCGCCGCCGTTCCCTACGCCGTTGGCGGCTCGCACCGCCACATCCCGGAGATCATCCAGAACCTCGAGTCCGCTGGCGCGAGTGGCATTCGACTGAGCTTCACTCCGGTGCTCGTGCCGATGGCCCGCGGCATCCTCGCCACCGTGACGGCCCCCATCGCGGCCGGCGTGAACGTGGAAGCGGTCAGGGCCGCGTGGGAGGAGACGTACGCGGACGAGCCGTTCGTGCACCTGCTTCCCGAGGGTCAGTGGCCGTCAACGGCCGCGACCGTGGGCGCGAATACGGCGATCATGCAGGTTGCCGTGGACGGCAAGGCAGGTCGCGTCGTTGTCGTGTGCGCGATCGACAACCTCGTCAAGGGGACTGCCGGGGCCGCGCTCCAGTCGATGAACCTGGCCCTGGGCCTGCCGGAGACGCTGGGCCTGAACGTGATTGGGATCGCGCCGTGA
- a CDS encoding PadR family transcriptional regulator, translated as MGLHETKLRPLGVVALAMLIERPMHPYEMYQLLIARNQDKTVKLRPGTLYHGINWLESAGFIVATGTEREGNRPERTTYAATDAGRTALRHTVMAMLTEPAEEFPEFTVAMGEAHNLPKDEVLAALRERLAVVDSDRARGEQLLERVAERELPRRFILGGEFALNRARADVAWLNAVIEDIESGSLSWDAPDPHKHKETL; from the coding sequence ATGGGACTTCACGAGACAAAGTTGCGTCCGCTGGGCGTAGTCGCGCTGGCGATGCTCATTGAGCGACCCATGCACCCCTACGAGATGTACCAGCTCCTGATCGCACGCAATCAGGACAAGACCGTGAAGCTGCGGCCTGGGACCCTCTATCACGGCATCAATTGGCTCGAGAGCGCGGGCTTCATCGTGGCAACGGGGACCGAGCGCGAGGGCAATCGCCCAGAGCGCACCACCTACGCCGCGACGGATGCTGGCCGCACGGCCCTGCGGCACACGGTGATGGCGATGCTCACCGAGCCCGCCGAGGAGTTCCCCGAGTTCACCGTCGCCATGGGCGAGGCCCACAACCTTCCTAAGGATGAGGTTCTCGCCGCGCTCCGCGAACGCCTCGCGGTCGTCGACTCGGATCGCGCTCGAGGCGAACAACTCCTGGAGCGGGTCGCAGAGCGCGAACTGCCCCGCCGATTCATCCTCGGGGGCGAGTTCGCCCTCAATCGTGCCCGCGCCGACGTCGCGTGGCTCAACGCCGTTATCGAAGACATCGAGTCCGGCTCACTGTCCTGGGACGCCCCGGACCCGCACAAGCACAAGGAAACTCTATGA
- the tal gene encoding transaldolase, with amino-acid sequence MSTDRLGALSAAGVSIWLDDLSRERLETGSLARDVAERHIVGVTTNPSIFAAAVKGATQYDAQLSQLGAQGLDAEHALRVLTTDDVRAAADVLRGVADATDGQDGRVSIEVDPRLAHDTAGTVAQAKELWDTVDRPNVFIKIPATVEGLPAITAVLAEGISVNVTLIFSLERYAAVLDAFLAGMEQADANGHDLSAMASVASFFVSRVDSEVDKRLEAVSPGSALKGTAAIANARLAFEHFEEVSAGERWLSLARKGARPQRPLWASTSTKDPSFPDTMYVDELVTAGTVNTMPQATIDAFADHGEVPSDPTTWDTVRSTYDESRAVFARLDATGIDFDDVTRVLEEEGVDKFVKAWEELLGIVRDALLK; translated from the coding sequence GTGTCCACCGATCGTCTTGGCGCGCTGAGCGCCGCAGGAGTATCCATTTGGCTCGACGACCTGAGCCGCGAGCGCCTCGAGACGGGCTCGCTCGCGCGCGATGTCGCCGAGCGACACATCGTTGGCGTCACGACCAACCCGAGCATCTTCGCCGCTGCAGTGAAGGGCGCAACGCAGTACGACGCTCAGCTTTCGCAGCTCGGCGCGCAGGGCCTCGACGCGGAGCACGCCCTGCGCGTGCTCACCACGGACGACGTGCGCGCCGCTGCCGACGTGCTGCGCGGAGTCGCGGACGCCACGGACGGCCAGGACGGCCGCGTCTCGATCGAAGTGGACCCTCGGCTTGCGCACGACACGGCGGGCACCGTGGCGCAGGCGAAGGAGCTGTGGGACACGGTCGACCGCCCGAACGTCTTCATCAAGATTCCCGCGACCGTCGAGGGACTCCCGGCTATCACGGCCGTGCTCGCCGAGGGCATCTCTGTCAACGTCACGCTCATCTTCTCGCTTGAGAGGTACGCGGCCGTGCTCGACGCGTTCCTCGCGGGGATGGAGCAGGCGGACGCGAACGGTCACGACCTCAGCGCCATGGCGTCGGTCGCGTCCTTCTTCGTGAGCCGCGTGGACTCCGAGGTCGACAAGCGACTCGAGGCCGTCTCGCCGGGCAGCGCGCTGAAGGGGACGGCCGCGATCGCGAACGCGCGCCTCGCGTTCGAGCACTTCGAGGAGGTCAGCGCGGGGGAGCGCTGGCTGTCTCTTGCGCGCAAGGGTGCGCGCCCGCAACGTCCGCTGTGGGCGTCTACGTCGACCAAGGACCCGTCGTTCCCTGACACCATGTATGTGGACGAGCTCGTCACGGCCGGCACCGTGAACACCATGCCGCAGGCCACGATCGACGCCTTCGCAGATCACGGCGAGGTGCCGAGCGACCCCACCACGTGGGACACCGTCCGCAGCACCTACGACGAGTCCCGCGCGGTGTTCGCGCGCCTCGACGCGACGGGCATCGACTTCGACGATGTCACGCGAGTCCTCGAGGAGGAGGGTGTCGACAAGTTCGTCAAGGCGTGGGAGGAACTGCTCGGCATCGTGCGCGACGCGCTCCTCAAGTAA
- a CDS encoding Nramp family divalent metal transporter, giving the protein MPNIAVSGEDAAQLADTRGRPERGLWRLFGPAFVAAVAYVDPGNVAANLTAGASYGYLLLWVLVAANAMAVVIQYLSAKLGLVTGKTLPQLIGERLGRRSRLAFWAQAEVIAAATDIAEVIGGALALNLLFGVPLPLGGLIVGAVSMGLLAIHSRRGQRTFEFVIIGLLAIIAIGFTAGVFVAPVDWAQAASGLVPRFAGPETVLLAASMLGATVMPHAIYLHSALARDRHRATPGSEATPRLLRATRLDVTWSMLAAGGVNIAMLLLAAASLKGVSGTETIEGAHAAISANLGPVIATVFAIGLLASGLAATSVGAHAGAVIMDGLLLKRIPLLVRRAVTLIPALLILGAGADPTWALVLSQVVLSLGIPFALIPLVRLTSLRSLLGTYVNRRGTTVTAIAIAALIIALNAALIVITLAG; this is encoded by the coding sequence ATGCCGAACATTGCCGTTTCCGGAGAGGACGCCGCGCAGCTCGCAGACACGCGTGGGCGCCCGGAGCGCGGCCTGTGGAGGCTGTTCGGTCCCGCGTTCGTGGCGGCAGTCGCGTACGTCGATCCCGGCAATGTCGCCGCAAACCTCACCGCCGGCGCGTCCTACGGCTACCTGCTGCTGTGGGTGCTCGTCGCAGCAAACGCGATGGCGGTGGTCATCCAGTACCTCTCGGCGAAGCTGGGCCTGGTCACGGGAAAGACGCTCCCGCAGCTCATCGGCGAGCGCCTCGGCCGCCGATCCCGCCTCGCGTTCTGGGCGCAGGCCGAGGTCATCGCGGCCGCCACCGACATCGCGGAGGTCATCGGCGGCGCGCTTGCCCTCAACCTGCTCTTCGGCGTGCCCCTGCCTCTGGGCGGGCTCATCGTGGGCGCGGTCTCGATGGGTCTGCTCGCGATCCACTCGCGGCGCGGCCAGCGCACGTTCGAATTCGTGATCATCGGCCTGCTCGCGATCATCGCGATTGGCTTCACCGCGGGGGTTTTCGTCGCCCCCGTCGACTGGGCTCAGGCGGCGTCGGGCCTAGTGCCGCGCTTCGCCGGGCCGGAGACCGTGCTGCTCGCCGCGAGCATGCTCGGCGCCACCGTCATGCCGCATGCGATCTACCTGCACTCCGCGCTCGCGCGCGACCGCCACCGCGCCACCCCAGGCTCCGAGGCGACCCCGCGACTGCTGCGCGCGACTCGCCTCGACGTCACGTGGTCCATGCTCGCCGCCGGCGGCGTCAACATCGCGATGCTGCTGCTCGCCGCCGCGAGCCTCAAGGGAGTGAGCGGCACGGAGACCATCGAGGGCGCCCACGCCGCGATCTCGGCGAACCTCGGACCGGTGATCGCCACCGTGTTCGCCATCGGGCTACTCGCCTCTGGACTCGCGGCGACCTCGGTCGGCGCGCACGCCGGCGCCGTCATCATGGATGGCCTGCTCCTGAAGCGCATCCCGCTCCTCGTGAGGCGGGCGGTGACGCTCATCCCCGCACTGCTCATCCTGGGAGCCGGCGCGGACCCCACGTGGGCGCTCGTGCTGTCTCAAGTGGTGCTGAGCCTGGGTATCCCGTTCGCGCTCATCCCGCTGGTGCGGCTCACCTCGCTGCGCTCGCTGCTGGGCACCTACGTCAATCGGCGGGGCACAACGGTCACCGCTATAGCGATCGCGGCGCTGATCATCGCGCTCAACGCCGCGCTCATCGTGATCACCCTCGCGGGATGA